The region ACTTGGTGTATGGCATTTCCACCTCAACATTTAGGATATCCATATGGTAggatttttgaaatatttgtagcGGATCAAGTAAAATAGgttaaaattctttaaaatgtattcgaaATCAATCTATTCTTAAATTctatacatttattttcaaataatattttcaaattcattATAGACACAAAGATCCATTGCAGTGATCTCGTGTTTGTTTGTGTGGAATATCCGAAATCAAagaattttatagttttttttatattttattaggATCTTTGATATTTGGTTTTGCATAAAAAGAAAGTGCTTGATGGGTTATGACTCAAACTTGATAAAAAGTCTACTGAAAAATGCCACAGAAGGTTCAAGCTGTAGAAAACGTCTCCAGCAAAGCGTCCGCATTCTAGAAAATTGTATCCCGTGCGTCATTTgctgaaataaataaaaatcttaaaactatGCGCCATAAAATGAATTATAATACAGGCGACTAATTTTCCCTGAAAAAAACGTCTAATTCACAAAAAACGGCGTGGAAAATACTGAGCGTCTGACAGAGCCCGGGTGAAGTGCGAAGAGGACAGGTACACAAATATTACGGCTGAGAATTTAAGcggaaattttaataaaaatcatttacaatttatttcaaacaGAGAAAAGTGAACACAAACAGTgccagaggcagaggcagagcaCTGCAGAGGCGCGATAAAAATATCTCTGGACACACACACCAAACCggaatatatatggatatatagaaatatagaTGGGCAGGCGCAACAATGAACTATTGGAAGTATCACGGGAACGGGAGTGGATACGGCGATGCCCGTCCGTATACTTACTATAGTCGTATGTGTAGTAATGTCAGCCGAGCACGTTCAACTCGGCCGAGGAGGATCGGGTCGGGTAATTGAGCAGAGTAGGTGGGCAAGTGTTGAATTCAATTCTGGGCAATCAAGCTCTGAGATCTACATGTACACCAGCACACACTAAGTCCAGCATTAACACGGTCCTCTGTTCACTGTTCACTGTCCGTTGGCCGTTGTCCGCTGTCCGGAGTCCGTTGTTCAAGGCGGCAACGGCAACATTAACGAGTCTTATGATTGGCTTCTGAATTACGATTATACACTGCCCGAACCGGGGATGCCTTTCGAGGGTCCTGGAACACTATTCCGTGGGTGCGCAGCTGTGAGCTCGATCTCGTAGTAAAACAGGGCCAAGAATTCGCGCTGCTGAACCAATTGAGACAGGTTCTGAATCCTCCCGTATTGTCTTGCCAAGCTGTAAACCACGTAGACGATGACCACATTGGCCGCCATCAGGACGATAAGCAGCCACTCGCAGGGTTCGACAAGGTCCTTCTTACTAAGATGCTCCACGTAGCGCGTGTACGTGTCCTTGCTGACCGCCAGGAACATTAAGAGTAATAACACCGTCAGCAAGAAGTCCAGCCTGAAATCACACATTCTCACAAGATTCTTTATGTATTCTTCTGGAATTCAATTATGCTCCTTGCTCTACAAATTTCTCCCAGTGTAACCCGGTCTGCTAATTCAATTTAAAGCTCATTTGAAGCCAGTCTTAGAAAAGGCAATGCGAGGCTAATTGCGCTTTTTATGCCCTAAGGCGGGAAACTTAAAGAACTTGTATTTGTAGCATGGACATAAAAATGagcatttaataataaaaataaacttgaaaGGAATGTTTCAACCTTCCACTTATCAACTGATGCTGACTTTttactaaaataattttactGAGATACTGATTCTGAGTTATGAACAGATGTGGGatcttttgaattttggattatGTTTGTAAATAGGTATAGTTTTTTCTCAAATAGAAAAGTACATACACTATTGGTAACATAGGCCATAATATACATTAGTGACCATCGACGAGCTTCGATCTCATGCTTTTGGTTCCATGCCTTATTATGCTAAAGTCataccttaaaaaaatgtttgattaaaatttaGAGTTGCGTATAATCCGGTTTTAAATTATAACTAAAAATgccttaaaaattattattactaaCAAAAAATCATTGGAAATAAGTCAAAGTTGAGAAATAAGTAAAGATAAAAAAGCAAAGTAACCATTTTTCAAATCTTTAACATCTTTGATAAAATCACAACATTGACTAGAATAAGTTTCACACATTCGCAGGCTGATTCAACAATTCAACAAAACTGGGAACCTTTTTTTACGTAGGATGCAGTTGTTGACCTGAAATCTTTGGATTTTAAATATTGGTATCATTACACTATCTGAAAGTTTTAGGATTTGCTTATCTTTGCGGCCTTTCCCTTGATTTAATAGAGGTATACGAATTTGGCGTGTTATACAACATGAGATATGACTTATGACTTAGAGCTATTCAGATCAAAAGATGTTGAGCAATAAAACTTCTATTAATATATATGAtcttaaaacaaataaatctgAAAATGTCTCAATAATAAtcgattttaatatttatcataaaataactTCCTTCGATTGAATGCAttttagtttttgagtaagaATATCACATTTAAGTTGTAAGCGCTTCGTACGCTTTTCAACACTAAAAGTTAACACGTTTGACACACAGTTGACACGGTAATTGGAGCCAAGTTTCCTTTGGAGAGCACTTCCGTTTTTAGATTCGAAACTTTGCAACAGATTTattataccaaaaaaatatttaaaaaaaaaaaaaattaaagaggatttttttaagtgaaacaaaataatttttttaataatgtcTTACTTACTCacattttattacaaaaagtTAACATTTAACAGGctaacttttttgaatttttcttatcaaatatttttattttttttataaaccatTTCTTTGTTATTTGAATGGCCTGCTAttataaaaactaatttttaaatttaaataaacaatataacAACAATTCTTCACAAGCTTAAGCCGCTTCACAACACTAGAATCTGTGGCGCTTTGGCACTTGATAGCACCCAACTTCACTTTGTCTAACACCACTTCCTTTCTATTTCGTGATTCAAAAACGTTCCTTCCCAATTTAAAGAATGTTGTGCAACTTTAATCTGCAGGCCAAGGTCGTGTTGCAGCCCCTGGTTCTGTTCCAGATCATCGACTCCTACGATCGCCGCCCAAAGGATGCCACACAGGTTTGTACCAAAAACTATGCTTCCACAGCTCTGAGACTGCAATCTCCACCAGATCATCGGCACCCTGCTTGGTCGCTCTTATGGCAGGGAGGGTCATCGGAACTATGAGATCACTATCACCAACTGTTTCACGGTGCTGCACAAGGAGCACCCGGACAGCGCACGCATCGACCTGGACTTGGGCTACGCCAACGACATGCTGGAGCTTAACCAACTGACCTATCCTCAGGAAAAAGTGCTGGGATGGTTCTCCACAGGCAAGTCTGTGTCGCGGTCGGCACTTCTGCTCCACGACTACTACTCCAGGGAGTGCAGCGATGGGCAGCCACTGCACCTGCTGGTGGATGCCACCCTCAAGGGGCAGAGGCTGTCGACGCGCCTTTACTGCGCCGTGGAGATGGGCGTGCCCGGGGGCACAAAGGGCCTCATGTTCTCCTTACTCCCACTCGAGATGGCCAGCGACAGCCCCGAAATGGTGGCTTTGCGCCTGATGCAGAAACAAAACCTGCAGCCTGGTCCTAAGCAGGTGGGTCGCATTCTGCCCGAGCTGGTACAGGTGGTGGAGGCCACGCGGGAGCTGCAACTGCGCCTGGACTTGGTGCTGCGCTACATCAACGATGTGCTGGCCAGAAAACGGAGGCCGGACAATGTGGTGGGCCGGGCCCTGCACGACACGCTTACCTCCGTGCCCTTGGTGGATGCGGACAACTTCAAGCTTATGTTCAGCGCCAGCGTGCGCGACATGCTGATGGCCATCACTCTTTCCACGATGATCAAGACCGAGTTGCAGATTAGCGAGAAGCTTTTTGGCATGCCTGAACCTTAGAACCCTTAAGACACTCACTATATGTAACCTTTAATCAATAAGATTAGCATTCCCGGTCATTCCTGGACCAGGTTACCCGCGTTATCAACTGTTTCCGAGGGCAAGTAAATAATCCACCGATGTCTAGCGCAGAAGCGGGCTTATCAGCTCCAGCTGATCACTTTCTTTTCTAAATAGGCTGCATTTTCTAGACTCTTCCATGTAGcccatataaaatataattagaaATACGAACTACCCTCGTTCCTCTAAACTGATTAAtctatattataaattatacattattattataatataatctATATTAACAGAAGAATTTTCTGTTTTTAGCATTTGATGTATTATTTCGATTAGAAATGTAATTCAAGCAAAGATATAACACCTTTTGGGAACTTTAAAAAGAGTTCTGTTCATAACATGACTTGATAGAAAGGATCTTTTTTTTCCTCATGGAGGCCTTATTCTGAAACTTAttctgaaaaaaaaggaaactttttatgaaaaaatatattaaaacatttaatgtaTCAAAGCCTATTATTTATAAtggcttttatattttataaaatgtttatGTACAGCAAAAAAACATTCCTAAATATTCTTATTCTCTATATTTCTGATTAAAAATTCGGGGAAAAATAACCAGAATGGCTAGTCATGGATGAATGGACTTTGGAAACTTCCAGGCACCATCTAAAAGTCTTGATAATGAGATCGATTCAAAAACAAACGGTTTGATAGAGGCTTCCCCCATTGAAGTCGGGGTGACGTAATGGGAAACCCATTAAAAATTATCCAATTTGAATGCGAATTTCGAGTTATCCGAATTTTTGGGTCCTTCAAAAAAGATGGCCAAAAGTGTTTCGCCGGTATTCCGACTCCTTAAGCCATTTTTTGGCACCGAAAGTTCGCCGTGAATACAACAACTAAGAAGGAACTGGGAAACCCTCTGGGATTAAGAAGATCGCGACAAAACGGCGATAAGAAAGCAATCTACTCTGCCCCGATTGATTCACGGGGAAGAGGGGTCCAAGGGGATCTTCTGGACCACCCAAATAACAAGAAGATAAAGCCTTATCGCGGTTCAGGGACAATAGACGGTTGTCCGCCAGGGTAATCAATTAGCAGGCACCAACTGCAAATTAGCAAACGTTGACGCTGATAGTCGATAGTGACCCCCACCCTCGGACTCTCAGTGGTCTCAGAGTCCCCCGTCCCCTTCGCAGATGCTGCTCCGCTGCTGCCCCGCCCCGCAGCCAAACCGACGCCGCCGGGCACTTATCGCCCAACCCAAGCCAAGGGCTATCGGAGCGCTAAGGTCGCCCCTTCTGATAGCCATCGCCATTAGAAGCGGCTATGTTCCGAATCGGATCCGCTCGGCCCGGACGGAATGGGCAACGGAACGGAGCCCTCAGACGTCCAGCGACCGGCGAGCTGATCAGACGCCACTCGAAAAGTATTATGTTGTCGTTGCTGAAGCTACACCACCCTCTGGTCTGCCGCTGCTGCCTGCTGGAGCAGCCGCCTCTCTACCACACCATCCACGATGCATCCAGCAGCCTGGCCGCGGAGTTGCGGGCCCTGGCCCCCGCCCTGCGTCTAGAGCAGGGCGACGGCCTCACCGACGTCATTTGCGACCTCTGCCTTCGACGCCTCCACGATGCCAGGGACTTCCAGCGTCGCTGCGAGCAGTCGGAGCAGGTCCTTCGCCAGCGACACGACCAGTGGAAGCGGTCGGTGGCTGCCGGAGACGCCCTTGCCCTGGACGACGTCCTCGAGTGCCTTGAAAGAGAGGTGGGCTGTCTGGAAACCGCGTCCCAAACTGTGCAACCGCTCAAGCCCGTAGCATACGTGGCTCCTCTTACGGAGGCCGTTGATTTCGGTAAGCTTTAGTTATTTTTGTTCAGTCTATTATTGAGACATATTCGTCCAACTCCAGGCTTCACATACTGGAGGGTGCTGGCTTTGAAAGACAAGGGAGACTGGGAAGGCTGCCTTATCAagaatgtatttattttgagaAAACACAAAGTATTCTTGATAAGCATATTTCGGACTTGGGAGTATTAGGATTGGTAGTCATATTATTAGAGatcttttattattaactATTAACCATTATCTATTAtcctaaaattgaaaaataaataaaaataataatattgcTCATTATTCTAAAAGGTATTCAATTATTCAGATAGGGTATTAAAGTAGATtctaattttaacaaaaaaataggaaaatatttttttttaattattatattgtaCTTAGAGCGACTAAAATCATGTTTAAAATCCATTCTAGTTGAAAGAAAATAGTACTCGAAACTAGAGTCTAGTTTGGATCgccaaataccattttttttactaGTTTTCATTctctattttatattattattcctTCTAAGAAACacctaataaaaatttattattttcagatAATTTAGACTTTCATGAGAGTCCACCAAGCCTATATGAGCTTCCATCAGCCCCTTGGGTGAGCACGTTGGATGCCGGCAGTCTGAACACCCCTATGCACCAGCCGGAGACCCCCGACGCCATTTTAGAGGCTGGCAACGATCAAACGGGGAATGAGTCCTCCAAGGATCCCACCCAGGAGGGAGCAAAGAAACCAAAGATGCGACGGACTCGACCCCGTCCGGAGGGCCcgaaggcgaaagccgaaaaggAGAAGAAACCCAAGTCGCCGCGATCGCTGCACCCGTGTAGCGAGTGCGAGAAGAAATTCACCAGGAACTTTCAGTTGAAGTTGCACATGATCGCGGTGCACGGAATGGGCGAGATGCGATACCAGTGCGAGGACTGCCGCAAGACCTTTGCCTCCCGGCACAGTCTGCGGTACCACGTGAAGTCGGTGCATTCCACGGAACGGCCCATTGGCTGCCCGCACTGCGACCGGCGCTTCGTGCTCCGCACCCAGCTAATATCCCACCTGCGCACCCACACCGGCGAGGCCAAGCCGCGCATCTTCTCCTGCCCGCGGTGCACCAAGTTCTGGCCCACCAAGTCCGACCTGCGAACCCACATGCGGAGCCACAACCCCACCCAGGACCGGCCTTTTAAGTGCGACAGCTGTCCCAAGTCCTTCTTCACCCGCGGCCACCTCACCTCCCACCTCCTGGTGCACACGGGGGAGAAGCCATTCGGGTGCGAATACTGCGACAAGCGGTACCAGAGCGTGGGCAACCTGAACAACCACATGGTGCGCCAGCACGGAGACATCATCGAGGCCCAGCTGGGGATGGAGCCCATCGAGAGTTGATGAATGGGTTAACTCTCCACGTGGGGCTGGGGTTGGGATTCAGCTATCGCATCCGCAACCGGAGGACAGGCTGAACAAAGTATTAGGGACTTTCGCGTAACACCAACACGCGGATTGCAAagtgcaaaatatttattattcaataCTCTATTTGCCTAATCAAGCTTACTAATTTTATAGAGTTATAGCCGAGTTTCGAAGTATCGGTTTTAATGAAGAATAGTTTCTTCCATTATAATATAAGAacctttttaataattcatgaaaatgaaataaacgtttgtttacaaaatgaattgagtgatgatttaaatttgatttttctttgaattgttcgaattttatacttttataaTGCGATAATAAAAATAGGAAACCAggcaaatattttaatgaagTCCTTGGGCTTCATAATTcctacaaatatttaaaatatttatgaaaataaaagtttcaaGGCAACATATAATTTAAGGGGTAACCTAGAGCTAGATATTGTTGcgcaattaaatatttggcAAACATTTCCAGGTCCCTCCATCCAACCACCTTATCAGCCGCCTCAATATCGCAGCCGCAAACGCGATCTTGGGCCGCTTGTGCCGCTCGTGGCGATTGCCAAACGGAGCTCCGACTAGCGGAGCGGGAGAAAGccatcgaaaaaataaaaacaaaaacaaacctaaacgaaaaagaaataaaaaatttgaaatagaAATCGTGCAGAAATGCGGtatcaaaatcaaaacaaagctaaaaatattcaatgaCAAAACATACTCAAAGTTaatctattaaaaattatttgcacctttaacattttttagtttatttataattaggagattaaaaataaaaaaatatttctaaaggCCTTACTGAACAGTTATTGTAGAACAATTATTCCACAATACGATTCttctaattattttaaaacttaagcTAGTAAaaatataggatatagtattGAAGATTTTCGATATTTTGAAATGTGTGTCTATATGGTCATCAATCAAATAAATACTTCTATAAAGCCACCAAGGATCGAGTACCAGGTTATAACTCACATCGGAGCTTATCGCCAATCGTCTCTGGTTCCGTCCGTCTGAGAACAAGTACGTGCACACTTGATGGGATCGCCAATTAAATGTGAACACAAATATATTAATGTTAAGAAAACGCGATTAATGGAGAGGGGCCAGCGAAGGGTCGACTCGCGGCAAGATTGTATAAAAAGCGCAAGTAAAACTTTCCAGTATATTATACAATGATGGATTGTTACATTCTTTTGAACTTTGATGTACTCCATACACTGTATTCGGAATTacttttattggtttttggttGTTTTGATTTGCGAAATcccaaattttaaattagaaatCATATTTGAAATGTGGTttgtttgaatttatttactttGGACTGTTAAACTTAATTTTATCTCAAGTTTAAAGAAACAGTGTTTTGGTAATATTTAAATCTTGAACTTAAGTACATATATGAtccttaattaatttaataaaattttgttaaaaaggGCTTGAGCTTGTTTTTACATATATAGGATTCATACTATCTATTGGatgaaacaataaaatattataacttgGGGAATCCCAGAAAATGGTATAATTTAACTATAAAGAAACATGCTAAATCCGGGCTAagaaaaattgcattttctcAAATCAAAATGAAAGAGGCTTGCAAATGAAGATGGAAAGTGGGCGCTTGAATAGGTCGCTGAAGCATTCAAATCATACAGCATACAAGGGTTTCAGACCGACTCATACTTTTGATTGAATAGCACCAACACTTCCTGGGTTTTTCGTCGCGATTAGTCACTCGACATTCTCAGCCAACGGGAACGTGATGCCTTGAGGCTGGCCAGACATTGACCTAATCAAGGATTTTGTACCAGGCTACGTGCCGGGGGCTTCTGTGCGTACTGGGTGTGGAGCTTCTCAGTAAATAACGGATACTCCATCGACCCAAGATCTGTTTACAATAACTTCCTCGAGCGCTCTCTGTGTGTTTAAGGCTGGCACGCATTGTTATCATCTCGGTTTGGGATGAAGATCGACAAACAATGAACACTCATATCTGTGGGGTCAGTGGTCATTGGTTTTCTGTgacacaaaattaaaaataattcttaaatGGATGCGATTAGGGAGACCCATCGATCTATTTCTGTTTGATGTGATTTTccgatatacatacatacatacttggATGAGGTATAATCGCCCGAATCCACTAGGTCAGAAACCCAAAAGATCGTTCATCAATCCATAATATTCGAGACTCCTCACCACCTCCgttgaaaataaatgttaatattttaatgcattttatttacataaaaccaacaacaatgaATATATACAGAGACACTTTTGGGACTCAACAACCGCCTCCACCTAGACCGTCCCGAGGTGACCGGTCGAAGAGCAGGCGTCCCATCTGCACCTGCTGCTGGGCGTACGAGTTGAGGACAGGAGGGTCCTGGCCTGCGGTGCCCCCAAACGCGCCTTCGGGAGTGACTGACTGGCGCACGAGCTCCCGCAGGCTGGCCGAGATCTTGGCAGTGCGGAAACGCTCCTCGTGCCTCCGCTGACGGCACTCGACGAAGCGCTGGGACTGATGCCGCTTCCGCTGGATGTCCACCTGGAGCTGCTCGCGCCGCATGCGCTCCTCCTGCTGCCGCTCGCGCCAGTGCTCCTCGTGCTGGGCTTGCTCCACGAAGTTGTCGTGCTGGACTCTCTTTAGGTACGCCTCCAGCAGCTGACTGCGCAATTCGTCTGCCCGACGCAAGCGCTGCGTTAGCCTCATGCAGATGTCCTGCTTGCGGATGGTCTCGTCCAGAtgctgctcctcctgctgAACGGTCACCGCCTCGCTGCGCCGCAACTCCTCGCAACGTCTCTGGCAGAGATTCAGGTCCCGCTCCACCCGCCGGGCCTCCAGTCTCTGTTTGGCAGCCGCATCCTTTGCGTCCAGAGCCCCGCGCAGACGCCGCAGCTCCGCCAGGTCTCGttctgccaacgcctggaggCGAGCCTTGGTCATCAGGTAGTCCTGGAACTGCTTGTCGTGCACGGCCTGCTTGTAGGCCTCCACCTGCTCCACCTTTAAGAGCTGCCTTTCCAGGCGC is a window of Drosophila bipectinata strain 14024-0381.07 chromosome 2R, DbipHiC1v2, whole genome shotgun sequence DNA encoding:
- the eIF3f2 gene encoding eukaryotic translation initiation factor 3 subunit F-2; this encodes MLCNFNLQAKVVLQPLVLFQIIDSYDRRPKDATQIIGTLLGRSYGREGHRNYEITITNCFTVLHKEHPDSARIDLDLGYANDMLELNQLTYPQEKVLGWFSTGKSVSRSALLLHDYYSRECSDGQPLHLLVDATLKGQRLSTRLYCAVEMGVPGGTKGLMFSLLPLEMASDSPEMVALRLMQKQNLQPGPKQVGRILPELVQVVEATRELQLRLDLVLRYINDVLARKRRPDNVVGRALHDTLTSVPLVDADNFKLMFSASVRDMLMAITLSTMIKTELQISEKLFGMPEP
- the LOC108122281 gene encoding uncharacterized protein codes for the protein MLSLLKLHHPLVCRCCLLEQPPLYHTIHDASSSLAAELRALAPALRLEQGDGLTDVICDLCLRRLHDARDFQRRCEQSEQVLRQRHDQWKRSVAAGDALALDDVLECLEREVGCLETASQTVQPLKPVAYVAPLTEAVDFDNLDFHESPPSLYELPSAPWVSTLDAGSLNTPMHQPETPDAILEAGNDQTGNESSKDPTQEGAKKPKMRRTRPRPEGPKAKAEKEKKPKSPRSLHPCSECEKKFTRNFQLKLHMIAVHGMGEMRYQCEDCRKTFASRHSLRYHVKSVHSTERPIGCPHCDRRFVLRTQLISHLRTHTGEAKPRIFSCPRCTKFWPTKSDLRTHMRSHNPTQDRPFKCDSCPKSFFTRGHLTSHLLVHTGEKPFGCEYCDKRYQSVGNLNNHMVRQHGDIIEAQLGMEPIES